One Methylobacterium sp. AMS5 genomic region harbors:
- a CDS encoding DUF4345 domain-containing protein → MERERRILQRTVAVAAIVPVLAGLYGVLFGIDGIGGGTPVNISADSHFRYLSGLLTGIGILFFTCVPGIEDKSRLFRFLTLVVVLGGLARLLGLSLTGVPSLTMLAALALELVVTPLLCLWQMRVARQARDRRQELASGLETVR, encoded by the coding sequence ATGGAGCGTGAACGCCGCATCCTGCAGCGCACGGTGGCGGTCGCCGCCATCGTCCCCGTTCTGGCGGGCCTCTACGGCGTGCTGTTCGGCATCGACGGCATCGGCGGCGGTACGCCGGTCAACATCTCGGCCGACAGCCATTTCCGCTATCTGTCGGGCCTGCTGACCGGGATCGGCATCCTGTTCTTCACCTGCGTGCCGGGGATCGAGGACAAGTCGCGGCTGTTCCGCTTCCTCACCCTCGTCGTGGTCCTCGGCGGGCTGGCGCGACTGCTCGGGCTTTCGCTGACCGGCGTGCCGTCGCTGACCATGCTCGCAGCGCTCGCCCTCGAACTCGTCGTCACGCCGTTGCTGTGCCTGTGGCAGATGCGGGTCGCGCGCCAAGCCCGGGATCGGCGGCAAGAGTTGGCATCCGGCCTCGAGACGGTGCGGTGA
- a CDS encoding glutathione S-transferase N-terminal domain-containing protein, protein MAVTTAQPIELYTWSTPNGWKIPIMLEECGLPYRVVPVNIGKGEQMAPDFLSISPNNKIPAIVDPDGPGGTPISVFESGAILQYLGRKTGCLYPRDERARTAVDEWLFWQVGGLGPMLGQAHHFRIYAQEKIPYAIDRFTEEAKRLYGVLDRRLADHEYLADAYSIADIAALTWAKFHGKQGIAIEALPNVRRWLDALLARPAVQRGLNAI, encoded by the coding sequence ATGGCGGTCACGACGGCGCAGCCGATCGAACTCTACACCTGGAGCACGCCGAACGGGTGGAAGATCCCGATCATGCTCGAAGAGTGCGGGCTGCCGTACCGGGTCGTGCCGGTGAACATCGGCAAGGGCGAGCAGATGGCGCCCGACTTTCTCAGCATCTCCCCCAACAATAAGATCCCGGCCATCGTCGATCCCGACGGACCGGGCGGCACGCCGATCTCGGTGTTCGAGTCGGGCGCGATCCTGCAATATCTCGGACGCAAGACCGGCTGCCTCTATCCGCGCGACGAGCGCGCCCGCACCGCGGTGGACGAGTGGCTGTTCTGGCAAGTCGGCGGCCTCGGACCCATGCTGGGGCAGGCCCATCATTTCCGCATCTACGCGCAGGAGAAGATCCCCTACGCCATCGATCGGTTCACGGAGGAAGCCAAACGCCTCTACGGCGTCCTTGACCGGCGGCTTGCCGACCATGAATATCTCGCCGACGCGTACTCGATCGCCGACATCGCCGCGCTGACCTGGGCGAAGTTCCACGGCAAGCAGGGCATCGCGATCGAGGCGTTGCCGAACGTCCGCCGCTGGCTCGACGCACTGCTCGCCCGGCCGGCGGTGCAGCGCGGCCTCAACGCGATCTGA
- the tolB gene encoding Tol-Pal system beta propeller repeat protein TolB, with product MPGTAFTRRTLLPALTAALGVLALALPAATPARAQLQLRIGSGAFQPMPIAVADFAGDASLGTLVASVITNNLRRSGYFTPLEKGRFPENPSFDAAPNFEAWKGAGVQALVTGRVGRDASGRLTVAFRLWDVASGQQITGQQYGTDVANARRTGHLVSDAVYTKVTGLGPWFDSRVAFVDESGPKENRRKRLMVMDQDGANVRALTGGGDVSVVAPRYSPAGQDIAFMTQAPGQQPKVQMIDLETGKRQTVGNFASMSASPRFSPDGRRLVMSVQQGGNADIVTVDIASKAQTPVTQGLAIDTSPSYAPDGSQIVFESDRGGSQQIYVMGADGSNPRRLSFGEGSASQPAWSPRGDLIAFTRQRKGGFAICVMKPDGSGERVLTEGFHNESPTFAPNGQYVMFFRDPGGQGGGKLYMVDITGKVEQPVPTPSFASDPTWSPLLSGK from the coding sequence ATGCCTGGAACAGCCTTCACCCGGCGCACCCTCCTGCCGGCGCTCACGGCCGCGCTCGGCGTCCTCGCCCTGGCGCTGCCCGCCGCGACTCCGGCACGGGCGCAGCTGCAGCTCCGCATCGGCAGCGGCGCCTTCCAGCCGATGCCGATCGCCGTCGCCGACTTCGCGGGCGACGCCAGCCTCGGCACGCTGGTGGCCAGCGTCATCACGAACAACCTGCGCCGCTCCGGCTACTTCACGCCGCTGGAGAAGGGGCGCTTCCCCGAGAACCCGAGCTTCGACGCGGCACCGAACTTCGAGGCGTGGAAGGGCGCGGGCGTTCAGGCGCTGGTGACCGGACGGGTCGGGCGCGACGCCTCGGGCCGGCTCACCGTCGCCTTCCGCCTGTGGGATGTCGCCTCGGGCCAGCAGATCACAGGCCAGCAATACGGCACCGACGTCGCCAACGCGCGCCGCACCGGGCATCTCGTGTCGGATGCGGTCTACACCAAGGTCACCGGCCTCGGGCCGTGGTTCGACAGCCGCGTCGCCTTTGTCGACGAGTCCGGCCCGAAGGAGAACCGTCGCAAGCGCCTGATGGTGATGGATCAGGACGGCGCCAATGTCCGCGCGCTCACAGGCGGCGGCGACGTCTCGGTGGTGGCGCCGCGCTACTCGCCGGCGGGGCAGGACATCGCCTTCATGACCCAGGCGCCGGGCCAGCAGCCCAAGGTCCAGATGATCGATCTGGAAACCGGCAAGCGTCAGACGGTCGGCAACTTCGCGTCGATGAGCGCGAGCCCGCGCTTCTCGCCGGACGGGCGCCGCCTCGTGATGAGCGTGCAGCAGGGCGGCAACGCCGACATCGTCACCGTCGACATCGCCTCGAAGGCGCAGACGCCGGTGACGCAGGGGCTGGCGATCGACACCTCGCCGAGCTACGCGCCGGACGGCAGCCAGATCGTGTTCGAATCCGACCGCGGCGGCTCGCAGCAGATCTACGTGATGGGGGCCGACGGCTCGAATCCGCGCCGGCTCTCCTTCGGCGAGGGCTCGGCCTCGCAGCCGGCTTGGTCGCCCCGCGGTGACCTCATCGCCTTCACCCGGCAACGCAAGGGCGGCTTTGCCATCTGCGTGATGAAGCCCGACGGCTCGGGCGAGCGGGTGCTGACCGAGGGCTTTCACAACGAGAGCCCGACCTTCGCGCCGAACGGCCAGTACGTGATGTTCTTCCGCGATCCCGGCGGGCAGGGCGGCGGCAAGCTCTACATGGTCGACATCACCGGCAAGGTGGAGCAGCCGGTGCCGACCCCGTCCTTCGCCTCGGACCCGACCTGGTCGCCGCTGTTGTCGGGCAAGTAA
- the tolA gene encoding cell envelope integrity protein TolA, whose protein sequence is MALRWPHSLTESFRKREPGVWISAAVHAAVLGAALFTIAAPVLPEGQEGVPVEVLTEQQFSELTRGELNAEKPENNPNRADRVAEKHEQREPENAKTDAPAAPTRTADTRLAAVDAMPLRADTADLVKEEAEAAAAKAEAAKAEAEKAAAAKAAEAKAKAEVKAKADAAAKAEAAKAAAAEAAEAKAAAAKAEAEKREELQKLVEREQAEAEAAAKAAEAKAKARAEAKAKADARAKAEAKAEAEAKAEAKAKAEAAAKAEAEAGHRKQVAEAKAKADAEARAKAEAAAKAKAKAMADAKAKADAEAKARQQAELANRTSPGDSREMQTRAASQSTGSTGREVQRTASLGTASGTAQRLSPSLRGALVGMLQQQIERCYSAPPGATQGVVLPMLDIRLNPDGSLTTEPRVMRAGNNSVDQSIAQAALRAVRRCAPFKIPAQYAPYYNDWKAINAEFEFSPV, encoded by the coding sequence GTGGCTCTGCGCTGGCCCCATTCACTCACCGAGTCTTTCCGAAAGCGCGAACCCGGCGTCTGGATCTCGGCCGCGGTCCATGCTGCCGTGCTGGGCGCCGCCCTGTTCACCATCGCCGCGCCGGTCCTGCCGGAAGGGCAGGAGGGCGTGCCGGTCGAGGTGCTGACCGAGCAGCAATTCTCCGAATTGACCCGTGGTGAACTCAACGCGGAAAAGCCCGAGAACAACCCGAATCGCGCCGATCGCGTGGCGGAGAAGCACGAGCAGCGCGAGCCCGAGAACGCCAAGACCGACGCGCCGGCCGCGCCCACCCGCACCGCCGACACCCGGCTCGCCGCCGTCGATGCGATGCCTCTGCGCGCCGACACCGCCGACCTGGTGAAGGAAGAAGCGGAGGCCGCCGCGGCCAAGGCGGAAGCCGCCAAGGCCGAAGCCGAAAAAGCGGCCGCGGCCAAGGCCGCCGAGGCGAAGGCCAAGGCCGAGGTCAAAGCGAAGGCGGATGCCGCCGCAAAGGCCGAAGCGGCGAAGGCCGCGGCGGCCGAGGCGGCCGAAGCGAAGGCCGCCGCCGCGAAGGCGGAGGCCGAGAAACGCGAAGAATTGCAGAAGCTGGTCGAGCGCGAACAGGCCGAGGCCGAAGCCGCGGCCAAGGCCGCTGAGGCGAAGGCAAAGGCGCGCGCCGAGGCCAAGGCGAAGGCCGACGCCAGGGCGAAAGCGGAGGCTAAGGCCGAAGCCGAAGCCAAGGCTGAAGCGAAGGCCAAGGCCGAAGCGGCCGCAAAAGCCGAGGCGGAGGCCGGGCACCGCAAGCAGGTCGCCGAAGCCAAGGCCAAGGCGGATGCCGAAGCGAGGGCAAAAGCCGAAGCCGCCGCGAAAGCCAAGGCCAAGGCGATGGCCGACGCCAAGGCGAAGGCCGATGCCGAGGCCAAGGCGCGCCAGCAGGCGGAACTCGCCAACAGGACCAGCCCCGGCGACAGCCGCGAAATGCAGACCCGCGCCGCCTCGCAATCGACCGGCTCGACCGGCCGCGAAGTGCAACGCACGGCCTCGCTCGGTACGGCCTCCGGCACCGCCCAGCGCCTCTCGCCGTCCTTGCGCGGCGCCCTCGTCGGCATGCTGCAACAGCAGATCGAGCGCTGCTACTCGGCGCCGCCCGGCGCGACGCAGGGCGTAGTGCTGCCGATGCTCGACATCCGCCTCAACCCGGACGGATCGCTCACCACCGAGCCGAGGGTCATGCGCGCGGGCAACAACTCGGTCGATCAGTCGATCGCCCAGGCGGCGCTGCGGGCGGTGCGGCGCTGCGCGCCCTTCAAGATTCCGGCCCAGTACGCGCCGTATTACAACGACTGGAAGGCCATCAACGCCGAGTTCGAGTTCTCGCCCGTGTGA
- a CDS encoding ExbD/TolR family protein produces the protein MGMTHGAAQGGGKRRRRGRRGHGAINEINMTPFIDVVLVLLIVFMVAAPMMTVGVPLDLPQSKASPLNSDVKPITISIRRTGEVYLGEIELKDDDIVPQLMQTSKTGTEERVFVRGDKRVDYGRVAQVMAIVTGGGFKKVALVTEPESN, from the coding sequence ATGACGCACGGCGCGGCACAGGGCGGCGGCAAGCGCCGCCGCCGCGGACGGCGCGGGCACGGCGCCATCAACGAAATCAACATGACGCCGTTCATCGACGTCGTGCTGGTTCTGCTGATCGTCTTCATGGTCGCGGCACCGATGATGACGGTCGGCGTGCCCCTCGACCTGCCGCAATCGAAGGCGAGCCCGCTCAACTCCGACGTCAAGCCGATCACGATCTCGATCCGCCGCACGGGCGAGGTCTATCTCGGTGAGATCGAGCTGAAGGACGACGACATCGTGCCCCAGCTCATGCAGACCTCCAAGACCGGCACCGAGGAGCGGGTGTTCGTGCGCGGCGACAAGCGCGTCGATTACGGGCGCGTGGCCCAGGTGATGGCGATCGTGACCGGCGGCGGCTTCAAGAAGGTCGCCCTCGTCACCGAGCCGGAATCGAATTAG